Proteins encoded within one genomic window of Candidatus Syntrophocurvum alkaliphilum:
- a CDS encoding quaternary amine ABC transporter ATP-binding protein — translation MDKIIVNNLTKVYGNNPEKALKLVDKGVDSEEIKKQTKQVVGARDINISVAPGECFVIMGLSGSGKSTLIRCINCIIRPTAGDIIIDGDDITKVDSKKLTEIRRTKMSMVFQRFALLPHRTILDNVVYGLEVQDAPKDERIKQALRSIEMVGLKGWEDYYPHNLSGGMQQRVGIARALATDPDILLMDEPFSALDPLIRQEMQDELIEIQKKLQKTIVFITHDLDEALKLGDRIALMKDGKIVQMGLPEDILLSPATEYVARFVENVNRSKALNASSVMVKPRSVIGSKDGPRTALRVMEKNGISSVFVTDRKGKLEGFITADAAYEAAEQGAKTLDSFIEKDVPVTDLETPLSELLDVLAHTKIPVAVVDEEKNLKGILVRGSVIAGIAGERSDEDE, via the coding sequence ATGGATAAAATTATAGTTAATAATTTAACAAAAGTTTATGGCAATAATCCAGAAAAAGCTTTGAAACTCGTAGATAAAGGTGTAGATAGTGAGGAAATAAAAAAACAAACAAAACAAGTAGTTGGTGCAAGAGATATTAATATATCTGTAGCCCCTGGCGAGTGTTTTGTGATAATGGGACTTTCGGGTAGCGGAAAATCAACTCTAATAAGATGTATAAATTGTATTATAAGGCCAACAGCAGGAGATATTATTATTGATGGTGATGATATTACCAAGGTTGATTCCAAGAAACTAACTGAAATACGTAGGACGAAAATGTCCATGGTATTTCAAAGATTTGCATTATTGCCTCATCGAACAATATTGGATAACGTTGTTTATGGACTTGAAGTTCAGGATGCTCCAAAAGATGAAAGAATTAAACAAGCATTAAGATCAATTGAAATGGTAGGATTAAAAGGATGGGAAGATTATTATCCACATAATCTAAGTGGTGGTATGCAACAAAGAGTTGGTATAGCTCGAGCATTAGCCACAGATCCTGATATTTTGTTAATGGACGAGCCTTTCAGTGCACTTGATCCATTAATTAGACAAGAAATGCAGGATGAATTAATAGAAATTCAAAAAAAATTACAAAAAACAATAGTATTTATAACGCATGATTTAGATGAAGCTCTAAAACTTGGTGATCGTATAGCTTTAATGAAAGATGGAAAAATTGTGCAAATGGGTCTTCCCGAAGATATATTACTTTCACCGGCAACTGAATATGTTGCTAGATTCGTTGAAAATGTTAATCGTTCTAAAGCATTAAATGCTTCATCTGTAATGGTTAAACCTCGTAGTGTGATTGGATCAAAAGATGGCCCTAGAACGGCATTGCGAGTAATGGAGAAAAACGGAATATCATCTGTTTTTGTTACCGATCGCAAAGGAAAATTAGAAGGTTTTATTACAGCAGACGCAGCTTATGAAGCTGCTGAACAGGGAGCTAAAACCCTTGATTCATTTATTGAAAAGGATGTCCCTGTTACAGACTTGGAAACTCCTTTATCCGAATTACTAGACGTTTTAGCACATACTAAAATACCTGTGGCAGTAGTGGATGAAGAAAAAAATTTAAAAGGAATCTTAGTAAGAGGTTCGGTAATAGCTGGAATAGCTGGTGAAAGGAGTGATGAAGATGAGTAG
- a CDS encoding ABC transporter permease, whose translation MSRGWWETFQTEGIPRVPVGDWIDDGINYLQTEFGTAFDAIADGLEFILLYLQHGLSAIPPILFIIIFVLIAWYIVDKKVALFTALGLYLIYNMGLWGPTMQTLAMVGTAVLLCIIIGVPLGILAAKNQTAERIITPILDFMQTLPAFVYLLPAIFFFGLGVVPAVIATLIFAMPPIIRLTKLGIQQVPEELRELGKSFGSTFSQMLIKIELPLARSTIMAGINQCIMLSLSMVVIASMIGARGLGGEVWRGIQRLDIGTGFEAGLAIVIVAIILDRITQNLGNSQEE comes from the coding sequence ATGAGTAGAGGTTGGTGGGAAACATTTCAAACAGAAGGAATACCTAGAGTACCAGTAGGTGATTGGATAGATGATGGTATTAACTATCTTCAAACAGAATTCGGTACAGCTTTTGATGCTATAGCTGATGGACTAGAATTTATTTTATTATATTTACAACATGGTTTATCAGCTATACCACCGATATTGTTTATAATTATTTTTGTACTTATTGCTTGGTATATTGTGGATAAGAAGGTAGCATTGTTTACTGCTTTAGGTCTATATTTAATTTATAATATGGGACTTTGGGGTCCGACTATGCAAACTCTAGCAATGGTCGGAACAGCAGTACTTTTATGTATTATTATTGGTGTACCACTGGGAATATTGGCAGCAAAAAATCAAACTGCTGAACGTATAATCACACCCATACTTGATTTTATGCAGACATTACCAGCTTTTGTATATCTTTTACCTGCTATATTCTTTTTTGGACTTGGTGTTGTACCTGCGGTTATAGCTACTCTTATATTTGCTATGCCACCAATAATAAGATTAACTAAATTAGGAATACAACAGGTGCCAGAAGAACTTAGAGAGTTAGGTAAATCGTTTGGGTCAACATTTTCTCAGATGTTGATTAAAATAGAACTACCGCTGGCAAGGTCAACAATAATGGCCGGAATAAATCAATGTATTATGCTATCGTTGTCAATGGTTGTTATAGCTAGTATGATAGGAGCCAGAGGCTTAGGAGGGGAGGTATGGCGAGGAATACAGAGATTAGACATAGGAACAGGGTTTGAAGCTGGGTTAGCAATTGTTATTGTTGCCATAATTTTAGACAGAATAACTCAAAACTTAGGAAATTCTCAAGAAGAATAA
- a CDS encoding glycine betaine ABC transporter substrate-binding protein, with the protein MMLKKQSKLLALIALIMFATVSVMGCGPADDPDVPDVQDVTLLYVEWDCANATTHIMAHILENEIGGYNVETMPLAASAMYTGLATGDGDAMVTAWLPVTHAEYMDQYGDQIEDLGPAMEGAVLGLVAPEYAEFNSIEELPDYVDELNGEIVGIDPGAGVMGLTEDLIVEYGLDEAGFELVEGSDATMTAALDRAISNEEPVVVTGWAPHWKFGSYDLKILEDPKLILGEEETINNLVRQGLQEDLPEVYELLSNHYWTPDDLGDAMVMVEEMGDTQAAAEQWVAENQDLVNQWLP; encoded by the coding sequence ATGATGTTAAAAAAACAAAGTAAATTATTAGCTTTAATAGCCTTAATAATGTTTGCAACTGTAAGTGTTATGGGGTGTGGACCTGCCGATGATCCGGATGTACCAGATGTGCAAGATGTAACACTTTTATATGTTGAGTGGGATTGTGCAAATGCTACAACTCATATAATGGCTCATATTTTAGAAAATGAAATAGGTGGATACAATGTTGAGACAATGCCGCTAGCAGCTAGTGCTATGTATACAGGTCTAGCAACTGGTGATGGAGATGCAATGGTAACAGCTTGGTTACCAGTAACTCATGCTGAATATATGGATCAATATGGTGATCAAATCGAAGACCTTGGACCAGCGATGGAAGGTGCTGTACTAGGCTTAGTAGCTCCTGAGTATGCAGAGTTTAACTCTATTGAAGAATTACCTGACTATGTTGATGAACTAAATGGTGAAATTGTTGGTATAGATCCTGGTGCTGGAGTAATGGGTCTAACAGAAGATTTAATAGTTGAATATGGATTAGATGAAGCAGGCTTTGAATTAGTTGAAGGTAGTGATGCTACTATGACAGCTGCATTAGATCGTGCTATCTCCAATGAAGAACCTGTTGTAGTTACAGGATGGGCACCACACTGGAAGTTTGGTTCATATGACTTAAAAATCTTAGAAGATCCAAAGCTTATATTAGGTGAAGAAGAAACAATTAACAACCTTGTTAGACAAGGATTACAAGAAGATTTACCAGAAGTATATGAATTATTAAGTAATCATTATTGGACTCCAGATGATTTAGGAGATGCTATGGTAATGGTTGAGGAAATGGGTGATACCCAAGCAGCTGCAGAACAATGGGTAGCTGAAAATCAAGACTTAGTAAACCAGTGGTTACCATAA
- a CDS encoding glycine betaine ABC transporter substrate-binding protein, producing the protein MKYGKQGKLFILFALIIFVNLIIIGCGPSDDPESVGEVSVVDLFNGQIIGIDPGAGVMDMAETALDKYGLTDAGYELVEGSDATMAAELDRAITNNEWVVVTGWAPHWKFGKYDLKILDDPLGVFGEEETINNIVRLGLQDDMPEVYELLDNHFWTGEDLSAAMAIAEESESAEAAAAQWISENQVLVETWLPINFDAEANAGQEVTLLYVEWACASATTHIIADILENIMGYSVEIMPVSASAMYTGLATGVGDAMVAAWLPSTHSDYMKQYNYQVEDLGPSMEGAVLGLVVPEYVKIDSIEEMIN; encoded by the coding sequence ATGAAATATGGAAAGCAAGGTAAATTATTTATATTATTTGCCTTAATAATATTTGTCAATTTAATTATTATAGGATGTGGACCATCAGATGATCCAGAATCAGTTGGAGAGGTTAGTGTAGTAGATCTATTTAATGGACAAATAATTGGCATAGATCCTGGTGCTGGAGTTATGGATATGGCTGAAACTGCACTTGATAAGTATGGTTTAACAGATGCTGGTTATGAACTAGTTGAGGGTAGTGATGCTACAATGGCAGCCGAATTAGATCGTGCTATAACTAATAATGAATGGGTAGTAGTAACAGGTTGGGCACCACACTGGAAATTTGGTAAATATGATTTGAAAATATTAGATGATCCATTAGGAGTATTTGGTGAAGAAGAAACTATAAACAATATAGTTAGATTAGGTTTACAAGATGATATGCCAGAAGTATATGAACTCTTAGATAACCATTTTTGGACAGGTGAAGACTTAAGCGCGGCTATGGCAATTGCTGAAGAAAGTGAATCAGCAGAAGCAGCTGCAGCTCAGTGGATATCTGAAAATCAAGTATTAGTAGAGACATGGTTACCTATAAACTTTGATGCTGAAGCAAATGCCGGTCAAGAGGTAACATTGCTTTATGTTGAGTGGGCATGTGCTAGTGCTACAACACATATTATAGCTGATATTCTAGAAAATATAATGGGATATAGTGTGGAAATAATGCCAGTATCTGCAAGTGCTATGTACACTGGATTAGCAACTGGTGTTGGTGATGCAATGGTTGCAGCTTGGTTACCATCAACACATAGTGATTATATGAAGCAATATAATTATCAAGTAGAAGATCTTGGTCCATCTATGGAAGGTGCAGTTCTAGGGTTAGTAGTTCCGGAATATGTAAAAATAGATTCAATTGAAGAGATGATTAACTAA
- the trpS gene encoding tryptophan--tRNA ligase: MSENKKRILTGDRPTGNLHLGHYVGSLANRVKLQYDYDSYILIADVQALTTHYERPEYLQSDVLNIATDYLAAGIDPEISTIVIQSLIPEIHELTMYFSMYTSVNVLRHNPTIKSEAQQHGIKDITYGFLGYPVNQAADIAIFKANLVPVGEDQIPHIELTRKIVRRFNDLYSPVLIEPEALIGEVPRLMGLDAKAKMSKSLNNCIYLSDHSKDISTKVRKAVTDPGRIRKTDPGNPDVCTVYAYSKVFNNEGIEQIEKDCRGGAIGCVACKKNLTNRIDELIEPMRERRIKYENNPQLVKDILMEGTKKASNVAKETILEVKDALGINYFNK; the protein is encoded by the coding sequence ATGTCAGAAAATAAAAAAAGAATATTAACCGGCGATAGACCCACAGGCAACCTTCATCTCGGTCATTATGTAGGCAGTCTAGCAAATAGGGTAAAACTTCAATATGATTATGATAGCTATATATTAATAGCAGATGTACAAGCATTAACTACTCATTATGAAAGACCAGAATACCTGCAAAGCGATGTCCTTAACATTGCTACTGATTATCTAGCTGCTGGGATTGACCCAGAAATATCAACTATAGTTATACAAAGTTTAATCCCTGAAATTCATGAACTAACTATGTATTTTTCTATGTATACGTCAGTTAATGTTCTACGCCATAATCCCACTATAAAAAGCGAGGCACAACAACATGGAATTAAAGATATTACTTATGGTTTTTTAGGTTATCCAGTTAATCAAGCAGCTGATATAGCTATATTTAAAGCAAACCTTGTACCAGTAGGAGAAGATCAAATCCCTCATATTGAATTAACCCGTAAAATTGTTAGGCGTTTTAATGATCTTTATAGTCCTGTACTTATTGAACCAGAAGCTTTAATTGGTGAAGTTCCACGACTAATGGGGTTAGATGCAAAGGCAAAAATGAGTAAAAGCTTAAATAACTGTATATACCTTTCTGATCATTCCAAGGATATTTCAACTAAAGTACGAAAAGCAGTTACAGACCCAGGTAGGATAAGAAAAACTGATCCAGGAAATCCTGATGTGTGTACAGTTTATGCTTATAGTAAAGTATTCAATAATGAGGGTATTGAACAAATTGAAAAAGATTGCCGTGGTGGTGCAATTGGCTGTGTAGCTTGTAAGAAAAACCTAACTAATAGAATTGATGAATTAATTGAACCAATGCGCGAAAGACGAATAAAATATGAAAATAATCCACAATTAGTAAAAGATATTTTAATGGAAGGTACTAAAAAAGCAAGTAATGTTGCAAAAGAAACAATTCTGGAAGTTAAAGATGCTCTAGGAATAAATTATTTTAATAAATAA
- a CDS encoding MarR family winged helix-turn-helix transcriptional regulator, translating to MSTLFNYLSFTIRVAVKKIDKQLNYKLEKHGISIPQSFILYCLQVEDGLTLKEIGNRALIDSSTMTVLIDKLEKSNLVERKLDSQDRRAIRVYITEEGEKLAETISDIAIEFNSLLYDVLGEGNQKEFIHGINNIINKLD from the coding sequence ATGAGCACTTTATTTAATTATTTATCTTTTACTATACGGGTTGCAGTTAAAAAGATTGATAAGCAATTAAACTATAAGCTAGAAAAGCATGGAATTAGTATTCCCCAATCTTTTATTTTGTATTGTTTACAGGTAGAAGATGGTCTGACTCTAAAAGAAATAGGTAATAGAGCATTAATTGATAGTTCTACTATGACAGTATTAATTGATAAACTTGAAAAAAGTAATTTAGTTGAAAGAAAGCTTGATTCACAGGATAGAAGAGCAATAAGAGTTTATATTACTGAAGAAGGAGAGAAATTAGCAGAAACAATATCTGATATTGCAATAGAATTTAACTCGTTATTATATGATGTTTTGGGAGAAGGTAATCAAAAAGAATTTATACATGGTATTAACAATATTATTAATAAATTAGATTAG